The genomic interval GGCGATACTGGGTTCGAACCAGTGACCTCTTCCGTGTGAAGGAAGCGCTACTACCACTGAGCTAATCGCCCTTTACAAAAAATTATTATACACAAAAGCAACGGATAGTACAAGGGCTGGGAGCCCCCAAATTCTATAGAACCCCAAATCCTATAGAACTGAGATATCCTTTGATTTAGAATCGGAATCCTGCCCCCGGTGGACAGCGATGATGGGACGTTAGGATGAGAGAATAGTATAATTTCCTCGGGACCTTTTTCCTGTTCGAGGAGGGGGCGTATGTACCGGATGCCGAATGACCCCGAAAAGGCGGCGGAGGAGTGGACGGAGGACTGGGTCGAGGAGCAGGTCAGGAGGGCGAACCCGCTCAATGACGTTTTGTTCAAGTATTTATTCGCCTCGAAGGTGAACAAGGAGAACCTTCTGCGTTTATTGAACGACACGTTGGGGCCCGAACGCCGAATTGTGGACGTGGAGCAGCTGGACCGAGAGAGCGATCCTCGGAGGTACGGGGGCCGTACCTCTTTTCTGGATGTCCTGGCCCGCTCGGGAGATGGCCGTATCTTTCACGTCGAGGTCCAGCTCCTGGACGAGGGTAATTTCTTCGAGCGCGTGACGTATTACGCAGCATGCAGTCTGGTTGATCAGCTCTCGAGGGGCGACGATTACGACCAACTGAGGCCTGTGGTGTTCGTGTCGATATTGAGGTATGTCCTTTTCCCGGACAGACCGGATACCTGGCGGTCCGTACATCAGATTTTGGATTTGGAGGACCATCGTTGTTACAACGATTTGTTTGAGTTTCAATTCTTCGAGCTGCCGAAGCTGAAGCGTCTATTTGAGTCGGGGAAGGTGGCTGTGGCGGAGGAGACGGGTTTGGAGCGTCTTCTGCGCTATCTTGGAAGGATAGGGGGAGATGCGG from uncultured Fretibacterium sp. carries:
- a CDS encoding Rpn family recombination-promoting nuclease/putative transposase, with the protein product MYRMPNDPEKAAEEWTEDWVEEQVRRANPLNDVLFKYLFASKVNKENLLRLLNDTLGPERRIVDVEQLDRESDPRRYGGRTSFLDVLARSGDGRIFHVEVQLLDEGNFFERVTYYAACSLVDQLSRGDDYDQLRPVVFVSILRYVLFPDRPDTWRSVHQILDLEDHRCYNDLFEFQFFELPKLKRLFESGKVAVAEETGLERLLRYLGRIGGDAEMERLVEQDAGIGQLRMGEQSFFRMPGNLASYRMRERAETDYRNAFKYATAKGMAQGRAEGEAKGRAEGEAKGRAEGRVETARNLLQMGFELDKISQATQLSLDELKGLMAKD